The genomic interval CTAATTACCCCTTATAGGAGCAGAAGTTACCGTGTTTCGATTTCCAGTCATTTTGAAcctttcacttcgaagttggCTAGTATCCTATGTTCGAAATATCAgcgatatcgccgatataccactgatatttcgaatccgatacgataagagcatatcgttcaaaatttatcggtcaacataaaaataatggtcaacggtcaaatatcggtcaaactttgatttttttatttttatttaattttttaatatttatttcctcttttttaaaaaaaaacttattttttttcttcattttttcatatatatttttaatttatatatattttaaatatatatgatgaatttcaagtctaaataatcattcttaaatacctatttttattattagatgtcgttcgtatactttaattgtcattaaatcaagtatttattttctttagtttacttagtaccgtttttttagtttatttgatatatattgaagtataattttataaattttattgaaaataagcaaatccgataaaaccgatatatcctccgatatatcgttttatcTCTTGACCGATACGATATcgaaaacgatatttagaccattgataGTATAGCAATTTACAGCAGATAGTTGTATACTGGTACCTGTTATTCACATTTATGGAGAATAATTGGCACTTCGAgtgaaatattttaataaaatactTGCATCTGTAATCTGTATACTATAATTCTGCATAAATGAGCTTGCAGGAGTGCAGATGACATTGCCCTAATCATAAAAGCTGCAGTGATGCATAAATAAATGAAAGCTAATGATGAGACCAACTGAGCAAAACTGAGGCTGGCCAAAAGCTGCCGCTTAAGGGATCGAACAAAAAGGATCATTGGCTTCAGCATTGAAATAAATATTTCCCTACCAATGTCCCCGCCAATGTTACTTTCTGATTATGCAGGTTTTCTATATTCAACTCAGTCTCTGATACCtggtaaaagaaaaaagaaatgtcACATATACAGGTAACTCAGTTTCTTCTATTCACGACCCACGCCTCTAGCACTATGAACCTCAATAACAGAACATCAATaattgaaaaggaaaagaagagaaaaggtgTTAAGAGTTGAAGAGATCATACTAGTTGTTTCGATTTGATGGCGCAACTACAAATAGCCAATCATAAGACAATTCGAAAGACAACTTGGTCTGTTTTCTGTACAAGATGAATTATGAATAGGTAATATGCTGAAACCAGTCCCCTCTAAGTTTTGCCCGGATAATGTATGAGACTAAAGGTTAGAGTGCCGCGCTTTGCAGCAGCCTAAAGGGTATCGACCCAGTGGCAGAAacgtttaaaaaaataaacagtAATCAAAGTGAAGAGTACTAACCCTTTAGGCTGAATGAAGTATAGGAGATATGAGAAGTAGTTTTGAACTGGGTTTCCTGGATGCATGGTCAAACTACAGATTGTTTCATAACTCACATTAGTTTCCTGCACGACTCCAAACAGCAGCAGTCTCCCAAGGTCGCAAACTGGTGGAACTTTAATCCTCCAAAACGATCAGCTACCAGATTTTGAGTAATACACCATTCTGATCGGCCCTCAGAATTTTAATGTTAAACCACTCGGATGTTCAGATAAAccatgactttttttttggtctgataAATCATGACATTTACAATGACCGCAACTACTCACCAAGTCAGCTACTAGTATTTGCTTTTAAACCAACAGGCTATTGGGATGAACCATGTTACATTCATACAGAGCTCATAAGCAATCCATGGCACACATTACATCATATCATCAGAACTTTAAacacaataaaataaatagtAATAGAAACACTGCTGATAAATTAACAACCAAGTACGACAACACTGAAGTTCAAGAAAACAAACCATAAAATGCATATTACACATATTTCCCCATGGGATTCGATAAACGCCTAGTACACAGCACAAAACACCAGACACAGAcatcatgatgatcatgatTATATACTAGAACTGCATTCGGATCCTTCAAGAGACTACTACCACATAAAGAACTAGATTCACTGCAGAAACTCACTGCTAGCAAAACAGCCTTGGATCTTCCAACTTGCACCTGTTCCACAcaatcatcatatatattagtcACAACTCAACCCAACAATCTAACAATAAAAGTTAATTGCAATGGTGAGAATGAGTATaaacaaaccaaaaaaaaaatgtactaCCTTGTTGCTGGCTTGGCGAAATCAACCATCTCCATGGAGTGAAACAATATGAACACAGGAATAAGGCGCGCTGTTCATTTGCAAGAACAAGATTTCGATAAAGGAAATCTTACGTGACAAGGAAATACAGATTGACCCTCTAAAACAAGAGACATTGAAGAAGAAGTAGGAATGAACAACAACCACTACCCCTTCCCTcttttctttcaaaaaaaacagaaaagatgGGCGAAGTAGAAACACCCTTTATCAGAGTGCAGCAAGGGAGTCAGATTGTaactagaacaagaaagtAAGAAAGTTACATCAGTATGAAGGCGAGAGTTGTTGATTGGAAAGAAGCCAATGAAGGCAAGACAGACCAAGCAAAGAGATTGACGGAAGAGGATGACCAACTAGGGAAGAAATTGAGGATCTCCAAACTAAAGAACAAAGACATCGACCAATGTTAGGACTATGTATAAGGACACTAAATTGGAAACTGAAAATTAAGGAAGATGGAATCCAAGAATAGAAAAGAATCCTACAGAAATCTGTATCCATAGACCACTAGACATTCTACACTATACACATAATAACCAAAACTAAAGACCTAAACCTAGCTCTAAAAGGGGTTAAAATGAAGTTAGCAAATCTGCATGAGGAGATTACATCGACAAGTAAATGTCACAACTTCAGAATGAAGTGGAATATTTTTCCTCAGCTTCCATAGACTAGTCAGTTGTTCCATCCCACGCTAGAGGGCAAGGCAACCATACAGATAATTCCCTTCTGCTTCCATAAAATCTTGATCAAAATCCCACAATATCATGTACCCCAACCTACTAACACCGCACCATATTTCCATCTTCCCCACACAAGAAAACCAAGTCCGCTTCATACACCAGTATTCATATAGTTCAAACCCCATAGATCATTGACCCGCCACAACCACAGCTGCTGCTTGTAAAGAACCGTAACGAATAGCCAACACCATAACTACCACCCAATGCCAATTATTCCAAACCAAGTAGAGCTCCTCCCCTTCAAAACACCACCACTAACCCACAGAACATCAACCCACCACAACCCCACCTGCCACTTGTAGAACCATAACAAAGAGCTAACACTACCAACCACTTTATTCACTATATATACAACAACTATTTACAGGAGCCTAATGCTCCCCTGCCCTTCACTCATCGTCGACATCAAGGTTGAGGATGCGACGCAGGGTCCTAGTGGCCGAGTCATCGCTGTGAAAGATATCCCTTTTTGAGGAGCTATGCTCCCTGGTCGGCGACGGCGGCGCAGACTTGGCAATGGGGTGGTGCATTTCGATACCGGAAACTGAGCTAGGCAACTCAAGCGAGACGGTCCTCGTTGGCCTGACTGAAAACTTGGGCATCGGCAGCGAGCTCGGCGGTGGAGAGTTTGAGTAAGCAGGACCAGCCCAGAGCTCCGAAAACGAAAACCCCTCATTAAAGGGCTTCTCTTTCTTCAAGTTCCGACCACCAATCGAAACCGACTTGGCGATTCTACCATTGTTTCTACACATAGCTTTACTATCAGAGTAACATCTAGACTTGGAAGAATCAAACTGCGAATCGGCACTAGGTGTTTTGGGTGAGTAAACAGACGGGCATGGCTTTTTCGAGACCGGAGTAGTAGTACTAGAACTCGATTTCAACTGAGAAGGAGTCGGTAGAATACCTGAGCCGGATTGGAAAGTCCGGCAATTGATCCCCCTGAAGCTTTTGGACGGCGAAGgtccgacccggcccggcccatgtTGCTTGACCCGGCTGTAGTACTGATGATTCTTATGCTCCACAACAAGAAGGGTCTCCATATCTCACTGAGTGAAAACCAACCAACTACCCCGATCTGCTAAAAGGTCAAAGCTTTGGGGTCACGAAACACTTCCGCAACTTCTAGATCTGAAATCGGAGGAGCTCTAATGGAACAGAGCGATCTGTTGATGATCGAACCTGAATCGGATTCAGATCGGTGGAAATCTCTGAATCTGACTGTAAAATTTGGAAAGGGTTGAGACCCATGTGTTAGATTGGGGCTGGAAATGAACCcagaagccatggagatgagagTTTGGGGATGAACTTACCGAAGAAGGAGAGCGTGACGACGATGAGGACCTCCGGTGACGGCGACGGAGGTGGGTTGGATGGATCAGAGGGGGAGTGAGAGTTGTAGAGAGCTCTGGTAAATTTGGGGATCTAGAAGTGAGAATTGGGATTGGGAATTGAGCCCAGAGCGAAGATATGAACAGATTCACCGCGTATTTACAGGTGCTGCCCTACTCAACTGCAAATGGTGTTGGGGAACTGGGCCTGGTTTTGCGTGGATTTACGAGGATGACATTGTAATATCTTAGGGGTATGGTGTGGACAGGTGGAGGGATAAGAGTCGGAATATAATGTCTGTTCTAcccttgattttttttcgtttccGGTAAGGTAAATAATTAGGGCACCCTTGATTAAGCAACATATGCACGAGCGGGGTGTGGTATAAAAGTTAACGCACCTTTTACGAACGAGGGCATCGAATCCATTGATGGTCATCATTACTATGTGGTAGGACTAGTTCTTGAGGGTTGATCGGATAAGTTTAGATTGTTCCCTTCTGATCCAGTGTATACGTCTTCGTTTTCATGCTTCTCTCAATGTTGATTTGGTTTGCTTATAAGCTCCCTATATGTATGATCAACAATGACGGAAAAGCTACATGCTAAGAGGTGATGGCGTCTAAAAAGTATTAAAAAAGGTTTTCTGTGAAACCTAAGGGTTCTTGTCCACGGCTACAAGGTGCCACAAAAGAGGATGAAGTTGAGGATGAAGTTGAGAATTTAGTTGATGTTATGAAGAAGAATGCAAGGTCATATATTGCTTCAAGGCAGGGTGCTCACGAGATTCTGGAAGAGTTTGAGCTGGTGGAGGTTTCTTATGTTAGTGAGGATTTGAATAGTAGATAATGAAGACATATATCGCTAAGattgtttgtttatttatttttttatcaatattCATAGATGAAAATCGAATTTTGTTAGTTTTGTTAGGAATGAAAGTGTAACTTGCCATTTTGTGATGCCCAAATTTGACCAAACCCTTGAGGTCACATCGGGGCAGTTTCGTCACCACAACCCACATAATGAGACCCATGGAAGTCGTGCATAGAAAGTGAAAAATATCGTGACATAAAGCTTTTTTTggtcaaaaaaaatattgtgaCATAAAACTAAAGCTAAGGAATAAAGATTGGAGAGAGTCACCCATATAAGAGTCGTTGGGAGAGACTTTTGTAGTCAAGTGGGTTAAGAGACCTACACGTGTCCAAATTTCTTACATTATTATTGTTCCCTCTTCCCCAGCTAATAAGGGCATCTTTGCCTTTGCTTGCTGCCTATGAAAAGTAGATTAGGAGCAACACAATTGTTTTTTAACTTGTGTGATGTCACTGACGTAATTCATCAACTGGGGATGTAGCACAGATGGTAGAGCGCTCGCTTAGCATGCGAGAGGTGCGGGGATCGATACCCCGCATCTCCATTTtatcatgtcttcttttttttgcAATAGCCATCAATAAAATTACATTATCGAACAAACTCTCAAAACGAAAATCATGATACTAAAATTCCGATCTCGTcctgaaatttatatggatGGGATGTGACGGAAATCTAAAAACGTATGTCTCGTCATGATCTTGTCATGTTTTATAATAATGTGATGAGATGTGGGACGAAAAATTTCTTTCTCGCTATGCATGTCCCGTCtcataattaaataacttcaaatcttgattcttgaatATATATCTCATCATGGTCGTTGATTTAAATTTGTTAGGGTTATGTGTTAAGCCGCAAAGAACTCATTCTTTTGATCATTTCCATTCTTGACGATCGAGGCAAAGAACATAACTCATCCTTCTCTAAGTTCTCTCCTATCTCACCGGCCTCTTTCCTCCGCTTCCACCTCCTCCGACCTCATCGCCGCTGTCTCCTCACTCCTACTGCCTTAGCCTAAATCTCGCTTAGCTTTCGCTCCTACCTCTCAACTTGACGATTAGTTCCTCACTTCCTCTCCTTTTTTAAGCTCTCAAAATCCTAAAACCCCATAATCCGGGTAAGTTCATTCCGACTCAACTTGATGCAGGGTTAGCACTTTGAGTTCTCCTACTTAGATTTCAATTGTTTGTGTTGAATATAGATGATGCAGGGTGTTTGCCTAGTTGTGCATATTTCTCACTTATATTTTGATGCTTTTGTTTCTATACTGAATTGTAGTTCCAATTTCTAGTCTTGATAGTTTCTCCTCTAACTTGTTTTATGCAAGCTTTTCAAAGCTTTTCAAGTTCTATGATATAGATACAATGATACATTATATCGGTCTCATTCCCATTTCAATCCTTTTAGGTTCAATCATACATGTTCTCGAGTTCATGTTCTCTCATATAGATATAGATATAATGATAATTATTGTTTTTAATTATCCTTTGCTTTTGCACATACATCACACAAATTAAGAAATGTAATCTATATACTATATGTATAGAAATAAAATCAATATATGtagattgttttgaaaagcTAAGCATGtgtttttgcttcttcttttttgtgtTATATTCATGAAATCTCCATCATTCCACATTTCCATTGCATATAGGTTGACTAATGATGGGTTTCTTGTTAGATTGATTCAGGATGGCTAGAGGAAAGAAATCGGGTTTCGTTCAACCTAATCCCTCTGCTTATGGTCTTAGGAGTTCTTCAACAACGGCACCTCCTACTCCTCTAGGATTGATGTTTCATGTTTGTTTTGTGACTATTTAAGTTTGTGAATTGTGATGGactatttggactttggaggACTCTTTGTCAATGAC from Argentina anserina chromosome 2, drPotAnse1.1, whole genome shotgun sequence carries:
- the LOC126783273 gene encoding uncharacterized protein LOC126783273 is translated as METLLVVEHKNHQYYSRVKQHGPGRVGPSPSKSFRGINCRTFQSGSGILPTPSQLKSSSSTTTPVSKKPCPSVYSPKTPSADSQFDSSKSRCYSDSKAMCRNNGRIAKSVSIGGRNLKKEKPFNEGFSFSELWAGPAYSNSPPPSSLPMPKFSVRPTRTVSLELPSSVSGIEMHHPIAKSAPPSPTREHSSSKRDIFHSDDSATRTLRRILNLDVDDE